The Tachyglossus aculeatus isolate mTacAcu1 chromosome 4, mTacAcu1.pri, whole genome shotgun sequence genome contains a region encoding:
- the ODF2 gene encoding outer dense fiber protein 2 isoform X1, whose protein sequence is MKNRSTSPPLHVHVDENTPVHVHIKKSPKPPPARSQKAHKRGMKGDTVNVRRSVRVKTKVPWVPPGKGSCRDASYKWEGPTHRLEITPPSSEKLCSVMRLSDLSTDEDESNGQSKMNRYEKKIDCLMNAVGSLKSEVKMQKRQDQHCLAKRLLEERKEELQDVAHELAETEHENKLLRRNIERMKEEKDYTVLQKKHLQQEKDCLMSKLVEAEMDGVAAAKQVVALKDAIGKLKSEKNMTSSDINTLTRQKELLLQKLSTFEETNRTLRDLLKEQHGKERDSEKLMEQQGELLKRLKDADMEKLLLTKLLKEKEKEVDSLLQEVESEKAQAKTAAELSKSMESMRGHLQVQLRCKEAENNRLAVQVKNLERSGAQHKAEVEAIMEQLKDLKQKGERDKEALKKAIRVQKERAERSEEYAEQLHVQLTDKDVYVAEALSTLEMWRSRYNQVVKDKGDLELEIIVLNDRVSDLVSQQNSLEEKMREDRETLVERLHRQTAEYAAFKIENERLKANILPVEDRLNQAQMEVQQLKTSVRNYEGMIDSYKNQVVKTRLEADEVAAQLERCDKENKTLKDEMNKEIETARNEFQDQLLELQGLPEILKITETKLAECQDQLQSYEKKNVDLSAIINDLRSRMDLQGNKLEVARERHQSSQEENKQLSLKVEELERKLDATNAQNIEFLQVIAKREESIHQSQLRLEEKTRECSSLARQLEAAIEDARRQVEQTRERAVSRERTSQTKILDLETHLSRTKTELNQLRRSRDDADRRHQSRLQDLKDRLEQSESTNRSMQNYVQFLKSSYANVFGDSALTSSPIRSRSPPA, encoded by the exons ATGAAGAACCGCTCCACTTCTCCCCCCTTACATGTTCATGTGGATGAGAACACCCCCGTCCACGTCCACATAAAAAAGAGTCCGAAACCACCACCGGCCAGGAGCCAG AAAGCGCACAAACGTGGCATGAAAGGAGACACCGTGAATGTAAGGAGAAGTGTCCGAGTGAAAACCAAGGTCCCTTGGGTGCCCCCCGGAAAAGGATCCTGCCGCGATGCCAGCTACAAGTGGGAG GGCCCGACTCATCGCCTGGAGATAACCCCGCCTTCTTCAGAGAAGCTGTGTTCGGTTATGAGACTGAGCGACCTCTCCACGGACGAGGACGAATCTAACGGGCAGAGCAAAATGAACCGCTACGAGAAGAAGATTGACTGTCTGATGAACGCCGTAGGCTCTCTGAAATCTGAG GTGAAAATGCAGAAGCGGCAAGACCAGCACTGCTTAGCCAAACGGCTGCTGGAGGAGCGGaaggaggagctgcaggacgtggCCCACGAGCTGGCCGAGACCGAGCACGAGAACAAACTGCTACGACGCAACATTGAGCGCATGAAGGAGGAAAAGGACTACACTGT GCTGCAGAAGAAGCACCTGCAGCAGGAGAAGGACTGTCTGATGTCCAAGCTGGTAGAAGCAGAGATGGACGGGGTGGCGGCGGCCAAGCAAGTGGTCGCCCTGAAGGATGCGATTGGCAAGCTGAAATCC GAGAAGAACATGACGAGCTCCGACATCAACACGCTGACCCGGCAGAAGGAGCTTCTGCTGCAGAAGCTGAGCACCTTCGAGGAGACCAACCGGACGCTCCGGGACCTGCTCAAGGAGCAACACGGCAAGGAG AGAGACTCGGAAAAGCTGATGGAGCAACAAGGAGAACTGCTGAAAAGGCTGAAGGACGCAGACATGGAGAAATTG CTCCTGACAAAGCtgctgaaggagaaggagaaggaagtggacagTCTGCTACAGGAAGTGGAGAGCGAGAAG GCTCAAGCAAAGACGGCAGCCGAGCTCTCCAAGTCGATGGAAAGCATGAGGGGTCACTTGCAGGTCCAGCTGCGTTGTAAGGAGGCCGAGAATAATCGCCTCGCGGTCCAGGTCAAG AATCTAGAGCGCAGCGGGGCTCAGCACAAGGCCGAAGTAGAAGCCATCATGGAGCAACTGAAAGAcctgaagcagaaaggagagcgGGACAAGGAGGCCCTGAAAAAAGCCATCCGGGTACAGAAAGAGCGGGCAGAGCGGAGCGAGGAGTACGCCGAGCAGCTGCACGTCCAGCTCACGGATAAG GACGTGTACGTTGCGGAGGCCCTGTCCACTCTGGAGATGTGGAGAAGCCGCTACAATCAGGTGGTGAAGGACAAGGGAGACCTGGAGCTGGAGATCATCGTGCTCAATGA ccgggTGTCCGACCTGGTGTCGCAGCAGAACAGCTTGGAGGAGAAGATGCGCGAAGACCGGGAGACCCTGGTGGAGAGGCTGCACCGGCAGACGGCCGAGTACGCCGCCTTCAAGATCGAGAACGAGAGGCTCAAG GCTAACATCTTGCCAGTGGAGGACAGGCTGAACCAGGCCCAGATGGAGGTCCAGCAGCTGAAGACGTCGGTCAGGAACTACGAAGGGATGATCGACAGCTACAAGAACCAG GTGGTGAAGACCCGCCTGGAAGCTGACGAGGTGGCCGCCCAGCTGGAACGTTGCGACAAAGAGAACAAGACTCTCAAAGATGAAATGAACAAAGAGATTGAAAcg GCTCGGAATGAGTTCCAGGACCAGCTGCTGGAGCTTCAGGGGCTGCCCGAGATCCTGAAGATCACAGAAACCAAGCTGGCCGAGTGCCAGGACCAACTGCAGAGCTACGAGAAGAAGAACGTGGACCTGTCCGCCATCATCAATGACCTGCGCAGCCGG ATGGACCTTCAGGGGAACAAGCTGGAGGTGGCAAGAGAGCGACACCAGAGTTCTCAAGAGGAGAATAAACAGCTGAGCctgaaagtggaagagctggaaag GAAACTGGATGCCACGAATGCCCAGAACATTGAGTTCCTCCAAGTGATCGCCAAGAGGGAGGAGTCCATCCACCAGTCCCAGCTGCGGCTGGAAGAGAAAACCCGCGAATGTAGCTCTCTGGCCCGGCAGCTCGAGGCTGCCATTGAGGATGCCAGGAGGCAG GTGGAGCAGACGAGGGAACGGGCGGTATCCCGGGAGCGGACTTCCCAGACCAAAATCCTGGATCTGGAAACCCACCTGAGCCGGACCAAAACGGAACTGAACCAACTGCGTCGGAGCCGGGATGAT GCGGATCGCCGACACCAGAGCCGCCTCCAGGACCTGAAGGATCGTCTGGAGCAGTCGGAGAGCACCAACCGGAGCATGCAGAACTACGTTCAGTTCCTCAAGTCGTCCTACGCCAATGTGTTTGGGGACAGCGCCTTGACCAGCTCTCCCATCCGCTCCCGATCTCCTCCTGCGTGA
- the ODF2 gene encoding outer dense fiber protein 2 isoform X2 translates to MIRFPPCRKNEIKTTTTQKKVLQSSGGTHRTAVTKAHKRGMKGDTVNVRRSVRVKTKVPWVPPGKGSCRDASYKWEGPTHRLEITPPSSEKLCSVMRLSDLSTDEDESNGQSKMNRYEKKIDCLMNAVGSLKSEVKMQKRQDQHCLAKRLLEERKEELQDVAHELAETEHENKLLRRNIERMKEEKDYTVLQKKHLQQEKDCLMSKLVEAEMDGVAAAKQVVALKDAIGKLKSEKNMTSSDINTLTRQKELLLQKLSTFEETNRTLRDLLKEQHGKERDSEKLMEQQGELLKRLKDADMEKLLLTKLLKEKEKEVDSLLQEVESEKAQAKTAAELSKSMESMRGHLQVQLRCKEAENNRLAVQVKNLERSGAQHKAEVEAIMEQLKDLKQKGERDKEALKKAIRVQKERAERSEEYAEQLHVQLTDKDVYVAEALSTLEMWRSRYNQVVKDKGDLELEIIVLNDRVSDLVSQQNSLEEKMREDRETLVERLHRQTAEYAAFKIENERLKANILPVEDRLNQAQMEVQQLKTSVRNYEGMIDSYKNQVVKTRLEADEVAAQLERCDKENKTLKDEMNKEIETARNEFQDQLLELQGLPEILKITETKLAECQDQLQSYEKKNVDLSAIINDLRSRMDLQGNKLEVARERHQSSQEENKQLSLKVEELERKLDATNAQNIEFLQVIAKREESIHQSQLRLEEKTRECSSLARQLEAAIEDARRQVEQTRERAVSRERTSQTKILDLETHLSRTKTELNQLRRSRDDADRRHQSRLQDLKDRLEQSESTNRSMQNYVQFLKSSYANVFGDSALTSSPIRSRSPPA, encoded by the exons ATGATCAGGTTTCCTCCCTGCCGGAAGAACGAAATCAAGACGACCACCACCCAGAAAAAAGTCTTGCAGTCGTCCGGTGGAACACACAGAACAGCAGTGACG AAAGCGCACAAACGTGGCATGAAAGGAGACACCGTGAATGTAAGGAGAAGTGTCCGAGTGAAAACCAAGGTCCCTTGGGTGCCCCCCGGAAAAGGATCCTGCCGCGATGCCAGCTACAAGTGGGAG GGCCCGACTCATCGCCTGGAGATAACCCCGCCTTCTTCAGAGAAGCTGTGTTCGGTTATGAGACTGAGCGACCTCTCCACGGACGAGGACGAATCTAACGGGCAGAGCAAAATGAACCGCTACGAGAAGAAGATTGACTGTCTGATGAACGCCGTAGGCTCTCTGAAATCTGAG GTGAAAATGCAGAAGCGGCAAGACCAGCACTGCTTAGCCAAACGGCTGCTGGAGGAGCGGaaggaggagctgcaggacgtggCCCACGAGCTGGCCGAGACCGAGCACGAGAACAAACTGCTACGACGCAACATTGAGCGCATGAAGGAGGAAAAGGACTACACTGT GCTGCAGAAGAAGCACCTGCAGCAGGAGAAGGACTGTCTGATGTCCAAGCTGGTAGAAGCAGAGATGGACGGGGTGGCGGCGGCCAAGCAAGTGGTCGCCCTGAAGGATGCGATTGGCAAGCTGAAATCC GAGAAGAACATGACGAGCTCCGACATCAACACGCTGACCCGGCAGAAGGAGCTTCTGCTGCAGAAGCTGAGCACCTTCGAGGAGACCAACCGGACGCTCCGGGACCTGCTCAAGGAGCAACACGGCAAGGAG AGAGACTCGGAAAAGCTGATGGAGCAACAAGGAGAACTGCTGAAAAGGCTGAAGGACGCAGACATGGAGAAATTG CTCCTGACAAAGCtgctgaaggagaaggagaaggaagtggacagTCTGCTACAGGAAGTGGAGAGCGAGAAG GCTCAAGCAAAGACGGCAGCCGAGCTCTCCAAGTCGATGGAAAGCATGAGGGGTCACTTGCAGGTCCAGCTGCGTTGTAAGGAGGCCGAGAATAATCGCCTCGCGGTCCAGGTCAAG AATCTAGAGCGCAGCGGGGCTCAGCACAAGGCCGAAGTAGAAGCCATCATGGAGCAACTGAAAGAcctgaagcagaaaggagagcgGGACAAGGAGGCCCTGAAAAAAGCCATCCGGGTACAGAAAGAGCGGGCAGAGCGGAGCGAGGAGTACGCCGAGCAGCTGCACGTCCAGCTCACGGATAAG GACGTGTACGTTGCGGAGGCCCTGTCCACTCTGGAGATGTGGAGAAGCCGCTACAATCAGGTGGTGAAGGACAAGGGAGACCTGGAGCTGGAGATCATCGTGCTCAATGA ccgggTGTCCGACCTGGTGTCGCAGCAGAACAGCTTGGAGGAGAAGATGCGCGAAGACCGGGAGACCCTGGTGGAGAGGCTGCACCGGCAGACGGCCGAGTACGCCGCCTTCAAGATCGAGAACGAGAGGCTCAAG GCTAACATCTTGCCAGTGGAGGACAGGCTGAACCAGGCCCAGATGGAGGTCCAGCAGCTGAAGACGTCGGTCAGGAACTACGAAGGGATGATCGACAGCTACAAGAACCAG GTGGTGAAGACCCGCCTGGAAGCTGACGAGGTGGCCGCCCAGCTGGAACGTTGCGACAAAGAGAACAAGACTCTCAAAGATGAAATGAACAAAGAGATTGAAAcg GCTCGGAATGAGTTCCAGGACCAGCTGCTGGAGCTTCAGGGGCTGCCCGAGATCCTGAAGATCACAGAAACCAAGCTGGCCGAGTGCCAGGACCAACTGCAGAGCTACGAGAAGAAGAACGTGGACCTGTCCGCCATCATCAATGACCTGCGCAGCCGG ATGGACCTTCAGGGGAACAAGCTGGAGGTGGCAAGAGAGCGACACCAGAGTTCTCAAGAGGAGAATAAACAGCTGAGCctgaaagtggaagagctggaaag GAAACTGGATGCCACGAATGCCCAGAACATTGAGTTCCTCCAAGTGATCGCCAAGAGGGAGGAGTCCATCCACCAGTCCCAGCTGCGGCTGGAAGAGAAAACCCGCGAATGTAGCTCTCTGGCCCGGCAGCTCGAGGCTGCCATTGAGGATGCCAGGAGGCAG GTGGAGCAGACGAGGGAACGGGCGGTATCCCGGGAGCGGACTTCCCAGACCAAAATCCTGGATCTGGAAACCCACCTGAGCCGGACCAAAACGGAACTGAACCAACTGCGTCGGAGCCGGGATGAT GCGGATCGCCGACACCAGAGCCGCCTCCAGGACCTGAAGGATCGTCTGGAGCAGTCGGAGAGCACCAACCGGAGCATGCAGAACTACGTTCAGTTCCTCAAGTCGTCCTACGCCAATGTGTTTGGGGACAGCGCCTTGACCAGCTCTCCCATCCGCTCCCGATCTCCTCCTGCGTGA